In Mercenaria mercenaria strain notata unplaced genomic scaffold, MADL_Memer_1 contig_4159, whole genome shotgun sequence, the sequence CGTACAAAATATCTCAACCTCTCTAAGAAGTCATAAAAAATCTGTGTTAATTTCTTCTCATACACATGTAATAATTTGCCTTTTACATTTTGCAAGACACAATATATTGTGTAATAACTAAACACTTGATGAACAAAGGGTTAATAACAAAGTTCACAGCATTGTCTTATGTCTTTTTTTTCGTAATACCATTAACAGTAAGATTTAACTTTTGcttcatatattaaaacaataagCAGAATTGAATATAACGGTCCAAGTGTAGTTTCTATATTGACTTGACTGATAAATTCTATATTCTTCTTCCATCGTTTTTCTGCAAAATTACACGTCAACTGAAAAAAATGATACACAAGATATatatgttttgtattgtatttttttcaacggtatttcataTAAAAGGGGGGCTTGGCTAAAAAACACATAAATCTTAACCAATAATGTATCacgtaaacatgttttaacacaAACCTTGAAGTGTACGTTCGCAGATGTAGTGCAGTTCATTTCCACACCATATATCGTTCCATACGTCCCTGTAATAATACGCACAATCTTCGTAAAATAATTTCGAAACATGGGTTGGTTGGCCAGGAATCCACAAGGTAAAAGTAGGAATCTGCCCAGATGATATCCAGACAAATGTGTCATTTCTTTCCTTGTCTGTCAGACCGATCCAAAACCCTGCTGCagctgaaaataaaagaaatgtttgccttcttttaaatttatatcagtAATGAAACAAGCACCTGATTAAAGAATCGAATCCACATAATGCAGGACGACTATATCTCATAATTTTATGTATCTTAAACACAGCTAGAATCTCAGCCCATAGAAGGTAATCCAAATGTAAAATTATGTCTTTGAATAAATGCGCCGGTAAATATTAACAAGCATCTTATGCTGATATGGTGTCAATTATTGTAAACTTCGCACGACAGGAGCGTTATCAGTACAGAAACTTGTCTAACAACAATATATTACAATACTGAGCACAACACTACACGTATTTTAATGGTCTCAAGTTCGGCACTAAGTCAGTAAGGAAATCTAACTTAACTAATTTGTTCTGCAACTCATACGGGTATTTGACTGTTAGATAAGGTATATAATAGTTGAGTATGAGTCCAATGTTTTTAACCCGTTATTGTTAGTCGTAGAAACATTTATGCTTACCTTTATCGTAATTCAAAGGCGGGATCTTTGACATCAAGAAGTTGTGTTCTATGACATCGTTAACCTCAACAAGTTCTCCGCCTTTTTCTCTACATGCCTTCTGTAAACATTGGTGAATTTTAGGGTTTaactacattttatttttcagtccTCGGCAACCACTATTAAACACTGTTGAGCTATATGAATAAATCTCTCCGTATAGACTGAGATTACCTTCTCTAAAGGTACTTCGATCACTGCTATTGAGAGTCACATGACTTTATAACTACTCGAAACAAACTAATGGCAGCAGTTTCACAAAGGTCTGCTAAAATATTTGCAGTGGTAGATATCTCTTTACTGTACGAGGAAATCATTGCAATGGCGATTGATACTGAACGACAAGGTAGCCTTTCAGCTGTTCCATTTGACTTTAAAGCAACTGCCTTTAGCTCTGcgacaattttatataaaacatattaaaaaagaTGCTTTTTTTGGTATTGCATAAATTTATAGTATAGAATTACGACTTCAAAATCTCAGccgatctttttacagattttattaactaataATATATGTCATCAAgagaatattttttgtttctttaattttcaacATACCAAAGCATTTGTCCATGATTTTTTATCAGAACTGATGAAATAACAGCTGCATCTGCGCTGAATCCAGTTTCGAGGACATGTCATTTCTGCAAGTAAATATTATCCGGTGATTTCAACAACTAATATAATACTTGGTCTAATTACTTCAACATTTTATGTCTTAGTTTCAAGATATAGTAGTCTGGTGAACTGAACATCCAATAAATACTTGGCCTTATTacttcaacattctgtgtcagaGTTTCAAACTATAATAGTATTTGTACTTGGTCTAATTACTTCAACATTCTGTGTCTGAGTTTCAAGATATAGTAGTCTGGTGAACTGAACATCCAATAAATACTTGGCATTATTACTTCAACACTCTGTGTCAGAGTTTCAAACTACAACAGTATTTGTACTTGGCCTAATTacttcaacattctgtgtcagtGTTTCAAGCTATAATAGTATTTGTCTGGTGAACTGAACAACCAAGGAATTATATGCAATGCAAAAAGTCAACATTATGGCCATTGTGACGTTACGTAAAGCAGTTACGTTGTACACAAACACCAAGTTAATATGTTCAGGGGCGGATATGACAAAAGTTATTATTGCCGCTTGCCTGAAACGCGAAGAGATGCTTTACCGCAGAACTTGGCTCATAATGCCGCAAATAAGCACCATTTTCGCTTCGgtttgatttgaaattaaaacaggACAGATGCTAGATTGGTACTGGAAACATataaattttaacacattttcaCTTTTTAGAGCCTGTAATTGTTGTTTGCTAGGTAAATCAAAATTTGAAGAATGGATAAAATTTCAGTTTACCTTtctctttacatttattatccACGAGTATCCCAGAACATATTTATCCTGGCATAAACCACAAACTTTT encodes:
- the LOC128553668 gene encoding perlucin-like protein, yielding MDFDSVVKNNESLKTLSGAANEIKRQRFTDQVSSKAAGKSTTAVTFDLLFQTKNVLHLIQTRRKACREKGGELVEVNDVIEHNFLMSKIPPLNYDKAAAGFWIGLTDKERNDTFVWISSGQIPTFTLWIPGQPTHVSKLFYEDCAYYYRDVWNDIWCGNELHYICERTLQDIIAQFISSYIAKFIN